In Coregonus clupeaformis isolate EN_2021a chromosome 7, ASM2061545v1, whole genome shotgun sequence, one genomic interval encodes:
- the si:ch211-161h7.8 gene encoding thiosulfate:glutathione sulfurtransferase isoform X1 produces MVNMVSGLLLRRTLLTVAETSSRVSLGTRGQWCGFTTSTTRFSESSLPNPDSVVSYEQLKNMLSSHNVQLFDVRNQDEFMAGRITDSVNIPLGQLEESLKLSPEHFQLLFEVKVPGKDDDNIVFHCQTGRRSAIALAIARQLGFNRARHYQGGYSDWATHEGN; encoded by the exons ATGGTCAACATGGTGTCCGGTCTGCTGTTACGGAGAACATTACTGACCGTTGCCGAAACCAGCAGCCGGGTTTCGCTCGGTACGAGAGGCCAATGGTGTGGTTTCACGACGTCAACGACCAGATTCAGCGAGTCCTCCTTGCCCAACCCCG aTTCGGTGGTGAGCTACGAGCAGTTGAAGAATATGTTGTCCAGTCACAACGTCCAGCTGTTTGATGTCCGCAACCAAGATGAGTTCATGGCTGGACGCATCACAGACTCTGTAAACATCCCAT TGGGCCAGCTGGAGGAATCTCTAAAGCTGTCACCAGAGCACTTCCAGCTGCTGTTCGAGGTAAAGGTTCCTGGGAAAGATGACGACAACATTGTGTTCCACTGCCAGACGGGTCGCAGGAGCGCCATAGCTCTAGCTATCGCCCGGCAACTGGGCTTCAACAG GGCTCGGCACTACCAGGGGGGGTACAGTGATTGGGCCACACATGAGGGAAATTGA
- the si:ch211-161h7.8 gene encoding thiosulfate:glutathione sulfurtransferase isoform X2 produces MYDSVVSYEQLKNMLSSHNVQLFDVRNQDEFMAGRITDSVNIPLGQLEESLKLSPEHFQLLFEVKVPGKDDDNIVFHCQTGRRSAIALAIARQLGFNRARHYQGGYSDWATHEGN; encoded by the exons ATGTATG aTTCGGTGGTGAGCTACGAGCAGTTGAAGAATATGTTGTCCAGTCACAACGTCCAGCTGTTTGATGTCCGCAACCAAGATGAGTTCATGGCTGGACGCATCACAGACTCTGTAAACATCCCAT TGGGCCAGCTGGAGGAATCTCTAAAGCTGTCACCAGAGCACTTCCAGCTGCTGTTCGAGGTAAAGGTTCCTGGGAAAGATGACGACAACATTGTGTTCCACTGCCAGACGGGTCGCAGGAGCGCCATAGCTCTAGCTATCGCCCGGCAACTGGGCTTCAACAG GGCTCGGCACTACCAGGGGGGGTACAGTGATTGGGCCACACATGAGGGAAATTGA